Proteins encoded together in one Labrus mixtus chromosome 18, fLabMix1.1, whole genome shotgun sequence window:
- the LOC132993361 gene encoding G-protein coupled receptor 135 — protein sequence MDACEAGVLLCCFCAHSSMDPSVSTALWGSGGANYTADTSAPSFTHQLSTASPVVPRVVSIMTGLVTTGSESTVGTTGNLSTFRDHIENELNRLHQASTPSVLSASESNSVLRGITVAAQALVLLSIFLLSSLGNSAVVIVIIKHRQLRTVTNAFIMSLSLSDFLTAVLCLPFSFVMLFSKDGSWMFGDGFCVANGFFNTCFGIISTLTMTLISFDRYYAIVRQPQAKIGRQKATQLLVAVWLTAVVFSMPWYLLVRTPTEIHKQGFYHCMYVFHSGTSRMGTAYSICLIVVCYLLPFSLMCFCHYNICKTVRLTEIRVRPVTTYAYLLRFYSEMRTATTVLIMIVFIIFCWGPYCLMGLITAMGNFTFNPAMDTVAIWLAWANGAINPLIYALRNPNISMLLGRSREEGYRTRNIAAYLSSQTQNREIRHNQAERIRDRYVSRVGVNNNSRLSSSSPGKGGGEVAMWACKNPAVFFCRDAQSDTVAVPNSVCTPKMKTADTSL from the exons ATGGATGCGTGTGAGGCAggtgtcttgttgtgttgtttctgtgcGCACTCATCGATGGATCCGTCTGTTAGCACGGCCCTGTGGGGCAGCGGGGGCGCCAACTACACGGCTGACACCTCAGCTCCGAGCTTCACCCACCAGCTGAGCACCGCCTCACCTGTTGTACCCCG GGTTGTTTCCATAATGACCGGTCTGGTGACCACCGGCTCCGAGTCCACAGTGGGAACCACAGGAAACCTTTCCACCTTCAGGGACCATATCGAGAACGAGCTGAACCGGCTCCACCAGGCGTCCACTCCTTCAGTGCTGAGCGCCTCCGAGAGTAACTCGGTCCTGCGGGGCATCACGGTGGCAGCTCAggccctcgtcctcctctccatcttcctcctctccagccTGGGGAACTCGGCCgtcgtcatcgtcatcatcaaacACCGACAGCTCCGAACCGTGACCAACGCTTTCATCATGTCGCTGTCGCTGTCCGACTTCCTCACGGCCGTCCTGTGCCTGCCGTTCTCCTTCGTCATGCTCTTCAGCAAGGACGGCAGCTGGATGTTCGGCGACGGTTTCTGCGTGGCGAACGGCTTCTTCAACACCTGCTTCGGCATCATCTCCACGCTGACGATGACCCTGATCTCCTTCGACAGGTACTACGCCATCGTCAGGCAGCCGCAGGCCAAAATAGGACGGCAGAAAGCGACGCAGCTGCTGGTAGCCGTGTGGTTGACCGCAGTGGTTTTCTCGATGCCTTGGTATCTTTTGGTCCGAACGCCGACGGAGATCCACAAGCAAGGTTTCTACCACTGCATGTACGTGTTCCACTCGGGGACGTCCCGCATGGGGACGGCCTACAGCATCTGCCTTATCGTCGTGTGCTACCTGCTGCCCTTCTCCCtcatgtgtttctgtcattACAACATCTGTAAGACAGTTCGGCTAACGGAGATCCGAGTCAGACCCGTGACCACATACGCGTACTTGCTGCGCTTCTATAGCGAGATGCGGACAGCCACCACCGTCCTGATCATGAtcgttttcattattttttgttggGGGCCGTATTGTTTGATGGGCTTGATAACGGCGATGGGGAACTTCACGTTCAACCCCGCGATGGACACGGTGGCTATCTGGCTCGCCTGGGCTAACGGAGCGATCAACCCTCTGATCTACGCCCTGAGGAACCCCAACATATCCATGCTGCTGGGgcgcagcagagaggagggctATCGCACCAGAAACATCGCCGCCTACCTCTCCAGCCAAACCCAGAACCGCGAGATCCGGCACAACCAAGCCGAGAGAATCAGGGACCGCTACGTGAGCCGCGTCGGGGTGAACAACAACAGCCGGCTGTCGAGTTCAAGTCcgggaaaaggaggaggagaggtggccATGTGGGCGTGTAAAAACCCCGCAGTGTTCTTCTGCAGGGACGCCCAGTCGGACACGGTGGCGGTACCCAACTCTGTCTGCACGCCCAAGATGAAAACAGCCGACACGAGCCTGTGA